In bacterium, one DNA window encodes the following:
- a CDS encoding UDP-glucose/GDP-mannose dehydrogenase family protein has protein sequence MKLSVIGTGYVGLVAGACFAEAGNEVICMDNDKEKIDKLNNGIIPIYEPGLDKMVERNSQNNKLLFTTDIKKTVEDSDVIFIAVGTPPDEDGSADLTYVLSVAKDIGSYMNREKIVVDKSTVPVGTAHKVYETIKKETEYNVVVVSNPEFLKEGAAIDDFMYPDRVVIGTSDKQAAETMQELYAPFVRTGNPIIVMDELSAEITKYAANSLLATKISFMNEIANFCSTVGADVSMVRKGIGSDKRIGYSFIFPGVGYGGSCFPKDVKALIRTAKQHEYDMRILQSVEDVNEDQKKALIPMIEKHYGKNLKGKTFTLWGLSFKPKTDDMREAPARIIIKELADRGAAIHAHDPAAMDEARRLGLDKNVTLFDDNYEALKGSDGLLIITEWLEYREPNFDKIKSLLNAPVIFDGRNIYNPKKIREHGFIYFSIGRP, from the coding sequence ATGAAGCTATCCGTAATTGGAACCGGATATGTCGGGTTAGTTGCAGGTGCGTGTTTTGCCGAGGCAGGCAACGAAGTCATTTGCATGGATAACGATAAAGAAAAAATAGATAAACTGAATAATGGGATTATTCCTATTTATGAACCCGGTCTTGATAAAATGGTAGAGAGAAACAGTCAAAACAATAAATTATTATTCACAACGGATATTAAAAAAACCGTGGAAGACTCTGATGTGATTTTTATTGCCGTAGGTACTCCGCCTGATGAGGATGGTTCTGCAGACCTTACCTACGTACTTTCCGTTGCAAAAGATATCGGGAGTTACATGAACAGAGAAAAAATTGTCGTTGATAAAAGTACTGTTCCTGTTGGTACTGCACATAAAGTTTATGAAACAATTAAAAAGGAGACGGAATACAATGTAGTTGTTGTATCAAATCCCGAGTTTTTAAAAGAGGGAGCAGCCATTGACGATTTCATGTATCCTGACCGGGTTGTAATCGGAACAAGCGACAAACAAGCAGCAGAAACAATGCAGGAACTTTATGCGCCATTCGTAAGAACAGGTAATCCCATAATTGTCATGGATGAATTAAGCGCAGAAATAACAAAATATGCAGCAAACTCACTTCTTGCTACAAAAATTTCATTTATGAATGAAATTGCAAATTTCTGTTCAACAGTAGGCGCAGATGTATCAATGGTAAGAAAAGGCATTGGATCCGATAAAAGAATCGGCTACTCCTTTATATTCCCCGGAGTAGGCTACGGAGGATCATGCTTTCCAAAAGATGTAAAAGCTCTTATTCGTACTGCAAAGCAGCACGAATATGATATGAGGATTCTCCAGTCTGTTGAAGATGTTAACGAAGATCAGAAAAAAGCACTAATCCCTATGATAGAAAAACACTATGGGAAAAATCTTAAAGGAAAAACATTTACATTGTGGGGACTCAGTTTTAAACCCAAAACCGATGATATGAGAGAAGCCCCTGCAAGAATTATCATTAAAGAACTTGCAGACAGAGGAGCCGCTATTCATGCCCACGACCCTGCAGCTATGGACGAAGCACGAAGACTTGGTCTTGACAAGAATGTTACTTTGTTTGACGATAACTATGAAGCGCTAAAAGGAAGTGACGGCCTTTTAATTATAACCGAATGGCTTGAATATCGTGAACCGAACTTTGATAAGATCAAATCTCTGCTTAATGCTCCTGTTATTTTCGACGGAAGAAATATATACAACCCGAAAAAAATTCGTGAACATGGATTTATATACTTCAGCATAGGAAGGCCGTAA
- the eno gene encoding phosphopyruvate hydratase, producing the protein MSIIYDINAREILDSRGNPTIEVDVMLESGIAGRASIPSGASTGEHEAVELRDGDKDRFLGKGVLNAVDNVVDTIAEDLIGEDSLEQPTIDQMMIELDGTKNKSKLGANAILGVSLAVAKAAASYSGLPLYRYIGGVGARFLPVPCMNVLNGGSHADNNVDLQEFMIAPVNAPSFAEAYRMGSEIYHTLKSVLKDKGYATSVGDEGGFAPNLKSNEEAIQSIVTAIEKAGYKPGEDVFIFLDPAASEFYDKEKKKYILASENKELSADEMVSYYENLINKYPIPSIEDGMAEDDWDGWKIMTDRLGGKIQIMGDDLFVTNPERLMMGVEKGVANSILIKLNQIGTLTETLDTIELASYYGYTAMVSHRSGETEDTTIADLVVATGVGQIKTGAPCRTERIAKYNQLLRIEESLGESALYYGKKILKFSK; encoded by the coding sequence ATGTCGATTATTTATGATATTAATGCACGGGAAATTCTTGACTCCCGGGGCAATCCCACAATAGAAGTGGATGTTATGCTTGAAAGTGGAATTGCAGGGCGTGCTTCTATTCCGTCAGGAGCGTCCACAGGAGAGCATGAAGCAGTTGAATTGCGCGACGGAGATAAAGACCGGTTCCTCGGCAAAGGCGTATTAAATGCTGTTGACAATGTGGTTGACACGATTGCTGAAGATCTAATCGGTGAAGACAGCCTGGAGCAGCCGACTATTGACCAGATGATGATTGAACTTGACGGAACTAAAAACAAATCAAAGCTCGGCGCTAATGCAATTCTCGGTGTATCCCTTGCAGTTGCAAAAGCAGCAGCGAGCTATTCAGGACTACCCCTCTACAGATACATAGGAGGAGTAGGAGCACGCTTTCTGCCCGTACCGTGTATGAATGTACTTAACGGAGGATCTCACGCTGATAATAATGTTGACCTTCAGGAATTCATGATTGCACCTGTAAATGCTCCGAGCTTTGCAGAAGCATACCGTATGGGTTCGGAAATCTATCACACACTTAAATCTGTGCTGAAAGACAAGGGTTATGCAACCAGCGTAGGAGATGAGGGAGGTTTTGCTCCGAACCTCAAATCAAACGAAGAAGCAATTCAGTCCATTGTCACTGCAATTGAAAAAGCAGGATATAAACCCGGAGAGGATGTTTTTATCTTTCTTGATCCTGCTGCATCTGAATTTTATGACAAAGAAAAGAAAAAATATATTCTTGCATCTGAAAATAAAGAGCTCTCCGCTGATGAGATGGTCAGCTACTACGAAAATCTCATCAACAAATATCCCATACCTTCTATTGAAGACGGTATGGCAGAAGATGACTGGGATGGCTGGAAAATAATGACTGACCGCCTGGGCGGAAAAATCCAGATAATGGGTGACGATCTGTTCGTTACCAACCCTGAAAGGCTCATGATGGGAGTGGAAAAAGGAGTCGCTAACAGCATTTTAATCAAACTAAATCAGATCGGAACCCTTACTGAAACTCTTGATACAATTGAGCTTGCTTCATACTATGGATACACTGCAATGGTATCCCACAGATCAGGCGAAACCGAAGATACAACAATAGCGGACCTCGTAGTGGCAACTGGTGTCGGACAGATCAAAACAGGCGCACCCTGCAGAACCGAGCGTATTGCAAAATACAATCAGCTCCTAAGGATTGAAGAATCCCTCGGTGAATCTGCACTGTACTATGGGAAAAAAATACTTAAATTCTCAAAGTAG